One Triticum dicoccoides isolate Atlit2015 ecotype Zavitan chromosome 5B, WEW_v2.0, whole genome shotgun sequence genomic window carries:
- the LOC119308216 gene encoding uncharacterized protein LOC119308216 has protein sequence MPSAALAATPDSASPSLHHYRGRLRSPLANGGTKGNFELRHWRTPLKRAPSCPPPGIEIPSNDDDGSGNGYTSLRDILASPRYVGAGSSPAACVIGGAGSCGDIHMIRHPLVKHAAYAYLQMTPSAREDPTRRNRRWRGPLCRLLFGCLSFIGALFRP, from the coding sequence ATGCCATCGGCAGCGCTGGCTGCCACGCCGGACTCTGCGTCGCCGTCTCTGCACCACTACCGCGGCCGGTTGCGCTCGCCGCTGGCAAACGGCGGCACCAAGGGGAACTTCGAGCTCCGGCACTggcgcacgccgctcaagcgggcgcCGTCGTGCCCACCGCCGGGCATCGAGATCCCCAGCAACGACGACGATGGCAGCGGGAACGGGTACACCAGCCTCCGGGACATCCTAGCGTCACCGCGGTACGTGGGGGCGGGGAGCTCGCCGGCGGCCTGCGTCATCGGTGGCGCCGGCAGCTGTGGGGACATACACATGATACGCCACCCGCTGGTAAAACACGCGGCGTACGCGTACCTGCAGATGACGCCGTCGGCTAGGGAGGACCCAACCCGCCGGAACCGGCGCTGGCGCGGCCCACTCTGCCGCCTCCTGTTCGGCTGCCTCAGCTTCATCGGAGCACTCTTCCGGCCGTGA